One window of the Salvia miltiorrhiza cultivar Shanhuang (shh) chromosome 6, IMPLAD_Smil_shh, whole genome shotgun sequence genome contains the following:
- the LOC130989920 gene encoding uncharacterized protein LOC130989920: protein MAASARILHSSYRRPPTSLHPFHLPRRSRQYVPSPHRSPSPSLILSHNHSPKFHSFNSFPVFAPPNFSIAGGYLDRLLFGPGNSPFSWNFAPVPTSIDQRNRIGVRVNEPEVAVVMLGWLGAKPKHLRRYVEMYNARGIHAVTFVASVMDVLSFDLGKKLEERVRSLADELAAWLDRGVRDRFLVFHTFSNTGWLAYGAILDNLKDRQDLLERIKGCVVDSGGDPEIDPKVWAAGFSTALLKKSSSATYPSTEPVGGTQSGSGKNGSQIEEKKSFSIEILLLGAFEKLFSYLLFLPDVNRRLRKIISILSTNQPPCPQLYLYSTGDKVIPFRRVESFMEEQGKTGKHVFSFNFGSSPHVDHYRTFPDMYASQLDNFLKECLSMVGKL, encoded by the exons ATGGCGGCTTCCGCTCGCATTCTCCACTCCTCCTACCGCCGTCCTCCCACTTCACTCCACCCTTTCCACCTCCCTCGCCGCTCACGCCAATACGTCCCCTCCCCACACCGAtccccctctccctctctcatcCTCTCCCACAACCACTCCCCCAAATTCCACTCTTTCAATTCATTCCCCGTTTTCGCGCCGCCCAATTTCTCCATCGCCGGCGGTTACCTCGACCGCCTCCTATTCGGCCCCGGAAACTCCCCATTCAGCTGGAATTTCGCCCCTGTGCCAACATCTATTGATCAGAGAAACAGGATCGGCGTTAGGGTTAACGAACCGGAGGTTGCGGTGGTGATGCTGGGGTGGCTGGGGGCGAAGCCCAAGCACCTGAGGCGGTACGTCGAGATGTACAACGCAAGGGGCATTCACGCCGTTACGTTTGTTGCTTCTGTCATGGATGTGCTGTCGTTTGATTTGGGGAAGAAGCTGGAGGAGAGGGTGCGGAGTCTGGCCGATGAGCTCGCGGCGTGGCTCGATCGGGGCGTCCGCGATCGCTTCTTGGTCTTCCATACCTTCAGCAACACCGGCTGGCTTGC GTATGGTGCCATTCTTGATAATTTGAAGGATAGGCAGGATTTGTTGGAGAGGATTAAAGGATGTGTAGTGGATTCAGGAGGAGACCCTGAAATCGATCCCAAG GTTTGGGCAGCTGGATTTTCCACGGCTTTGCTAAAGAAAAGCAGCTCAGCTACTTATCCTTCCACGGAACCAGTTGGAGGAACTCAATCGGGAAGTGGGAAGAACGGATCACAGATAGAAGAGAAGAAGTCCTTTTCTATTGAAATCTTGCTGTTAGGTGCATTTGAGAAGCTCTTCTCCTATCTTCTTTTCTTGCCCGATGTAAACAG GAGGCTGCGAAAGATCATATCCATCCTCTCGACTAATCAGCCTCCGTGTCCACAGCTTTATCTGTATAGTACCGGAGATAAGGTGATCCCATTTCGAAGAGTCGAGTCGTTCATGGAGGAGCAGGGTAAGACTGGGAAACATGTCTTCTCTTTTAATTTTGGATCATCTCCACATGTGGACCATTATCGGACGTTTCCTGATATGTATGCTTCACAACTCGACAATTTTTTGAAAGAATGTTTGAGTATGGTAGGGAAATTGTAG